From Micromonospora echinaurantiaca:
CCGCGCTGGCGATGGTGGCGGCCGCCACGCCCGCGATGGCCGCCGAACCGGTCGGGGTGATCCGCAGCGCCGGCGGAGACACCGCCGTCGCGGACAGCTACATCGTCGTGTTCAAGGACAGCGCCGTCGGGCGGAGCGCGGTGGGCGACAACGCCCAGCGGCTCGTCGGCCGGCACGGCGGCACCGTGGCGCGCACCTACGGTGCGGCGTTGCGCGGCTTCGAGGTCCGGGTCGGCGCGAAGGCCGCCGCGCGGATCGCGGCCGACCCCGCGGTGGCGTACGTCGAGCAGAACCACACAGTGACGATCTCCGGCACCCAGACCAACCCCCCGTCCTGGGGTCTGGACCGGATCGACCAGCGCAACCTGCCGCTGAACAACTCGTACACCTACCCGAACACGGCGTCCAACGTGCGCGCCTACGTCATCGACACCGGCGTGCTGTACGGGCACAACGACTTCGGCGGCCGGGCCGTCTCCGGCTTCGACGCGGTGGACGGCGGCTCCGCCGACGACTGCAACGGCCACGGCACGCACGTCGCGGGCACCGTCGGCGGCTCCGCGTACGGGGTGGCCAAGGGCGTCCAGATCGTCGGCGTCCGGGTGCTGAACTGCCAGGGCTCGGGCACCAACGCCCAGGTCGTGGCCGGCATCGACTGGGTCACCGCGAACGCCGTCAAGCCGGCCGTGGCGAACATGAGCCTCGGCGGCGGCGCCAACAGCTCGATCGACACCGCGGTCACCAACTCCATCAACTCCGGCATCACGTACGCCGTCGCGGCCGGCAACGGCGACATCTTCGGCAACCGGCAGAACGCCTGCAACTACTCGCCGGCCCGGGTCGCCTCGGCGATCACCGTCGGCGCCACCCAGAACAACGACGCGGCGGCGAGCTTCTCCAACTACGGCACCTGCGTCGACATCCTGGCGCCGGGCGTCAACATCACGTCCGCCTGGTACACCGGCAACAGCGCCACGAACACGATCAGCGGCACCTCGATGGCGTCCCCGCACGTCGCCGGCGCCGCGGCGCTGGTGCTCTCGGCCAACCCGTCGTGGAGCCCGCAGCAGGTGCGCGACAGCCTGGTCAACAACGCCACCCCGAACGTGGTGACCAACCCGGGCACCGGCACCCCCAACCGGCTGCTCTACGTGGTCAACGACGGCACCCCGCCGGTGAACGACTTCTCCGTCTCGGTCTCGCCGACCTCCGGCTCCACCGCGCCCGGCGGCTCGGTGACCACCACGGTCGGCACCGCCACCACCAACGGCTCGGCCCAGTCGGTCAGCCTCTCCGCCAGCGGCCTGCCGTCCGGCGCGACGGCCTCGTTCAACCCGGCCACGGTGACCTCGGGTGGTTCGTCGACGCTGACCATCAGCACCTCGGCCAGCACCCCGCCCGGCACCTACCCGGTGACCGTCACCGGCAGCGCGGCCTCGGGCACCCGGACCGCGACGTACACGCTGACGGTGACCGGCTCCGGTGGTGGCGGCTGCTCCGGCAGCAACGGCACCGACGTGGCGATCCCGGACACCGGTGCCACGGTCTCCAGCTCGATCACCATCGCCGGCTGTGCCCGGAACGCCTCGTCCAGCTCGACGGTGGCGGTGAACATCGTGCACACCTACCGCGGTGACCTCGTCGTGGACCTGGTCGCCCCGGACGGCTCGTCCTACCGGCTGAAGAACAGCAGCTTCTGGGACGGCGCGGACAACATCAACACCACCTACACGGTGAACCTGTCCAGCGAGGCGGCGAACGGCACCTGGCAGCTGCGGGTCCGGGACGTCTACGCCGGTGACACCGGCTACATCAACACCTGGACGCTGACCCTCTGACCAGCGGCCGTGCGGGGCCCCTCCCAGCCGGGAGGGGCCCTCGCGCGTACGTCGGAGCCGGGATCAGACCGCGAAGCCGGCCGGGCGCTCGGTGGCCGGCGGCGGCGGGGTCGCCTTCCACAGCCCGGTCTTCTGGCCGAACAGCCGGCTCAGGTAGGCCGGGTTGAGCACCAGGTAACGGTGCCAGAGCCGCTTGGGCTCCAGGCCGAGCCGCCAGAGCCACTCCAGGCCGGCCCGCTGCATCC
This genomic window contains:
- a CDS encoding S8 family peptidase → MALPHRSVLVGVAALAMVAAATPAMAAEPVGVIRSAGGDTAVADSYIVVFKDSAVGRSAVGDNAQRLVGRHGGTVARTYGAALRGFEVRVGAKAAARIAADPAVAYVEQNHTVTISGTQTNPPSWGLDRIDQRNLPLNNSYTYPNTASNVRAYVIDTGVLYGHNDFGGRAVSGFDAVDGGSADDCNGHGTHVAGTVGGSAYGVAKGVQIVGVRVLNCQGSGTNAQVVAGIDWVTANAVKPAVANMSLGGGANSSIDTAVTNSINSGITYAVAAGNGDIFGNRQNACNYSPARVASAITVGATQNNDAAASFSNYGTCVDILAPGVNITSAWYTGNSATNTISGTSMASPHVAGAAALVLSANPSWSPQQVRDSLVNNATPNVVTNPGTGTPNRLLYVVNDGTPPVNDFSVSVSPTSGSTAPGGSVTTTVGTATTNGSAQSVSLSASGLPSGATASFNPATVTSGGSSTLTISTSASTPPGTYPVTVTGSAASGTRTATYTLTVTGSGGGGCSGSNGTDVAIPDTGATVSSSITIAGCARNASSSSTVAVNIVHTYRGDLVVDLVAPDGSSYRLKNSSFWDGADNINTTYTVNLSSEAANGTWQLRVRDVYAGDTGYINTWTLTL